In Oryza sativa Japonica Group chromosome 11, ASM3414082v1, the following are encoded in one genomic region:
- the LOC9268886 gene encoding uncharacterized protein isoform X2, with the protein MSKSVVSLALLDGDTVLFVCSGMVVQRDGHVIKLLTSASLLKAFNDESQDHDNLKVEVHHKDAVVIGSLREYHLDHNMAAVVVENLPDLRPVPFNNVQKFVPHSMVVALGRDISGKLMATGGLLIGGSSGSYNPKLMSSTCKFSEVYEGGPLFDFDGDFLGMNLSLTTEGTLFVPGDRVLDQLVNWILHHEVKFAARLAALKALRSSFIYTFLNKDQYGDLESLGYPEPPISNDGMILANTFEEPFGNVCGKGVWSELSEDVASNICENIVALASFNGEKRSFACTGFFY; encoded by the exons ATGTCTAAAAGTGTTGTTTCACTTGCTCTGCTTGATG GGGACACAGTGTTATTTGTATGCTCAGGCATGGTTGTACAACGTGATGGACATGTTATAAAGTTGCTGACCTCAGCAAGCTTGCTTAAAGCTTTTAATGATGAAAGTCAAGACCATGATAACTTGAAG GTCGAAGTGCACCATAAAGACGCTGTTGTCATAGGGTCTTTGAGAGAATATCATTTAGATCATAACATGGCTGCTGTCGTCGTCGAGAACTTACCTGATCTTCGCCCTGTGCCTTTCAACAATGTTCAGAAATTTGTACCACATAGCATGGTAGTAGCTCTAGGCCGTGATATCTCTGGAAAATTAATGGCCACAGGTGGGTTGTTGATTGGTGGTTCAAGCGGATCATACAATCCTAAGCTTATGTCGTCGACTTGTAAATTCTCTGAG GTTTATGAAGGCGGGCCACTTTTTGATTTTGATGGGGACTTTCTTGGCATGAACCTTTCCCTCACTACTGAGGGAACCTTATTTGTGCCAGGGGATAGAGTTCTTGATCAGCTTGTGAATTGGATACTCCATCATGAGGTTAAATTTGCTGCACGGTTAGCGGCTTTGAAGGCATTGAG GTCTTCTTTTATCTATACTTTTCTTAACAAGGATCAATATGGGGATCTAGAATCCTTGGGCTATCCCGAGCCCCCAATATCGAATG ATGGCATGATTTTGGCTAATACTTTTGAAGAGCCTTTTGGTAACGTGTGTGGTAAAGGTGTCTGGAGTGAACTAAGTGAAGATGTTGCCTCTAACATATGTGAAAATATTGTCGCACTTGCTTCATTCAATG GAGAAAAACGAAGTTTTGCATGCAcgggttttttttattga
- the LOC9268886 gene encoding uncharacterized protein isoform X1, whose translation MKVSSGVSSVEKSHLICLKVLFHLLCLMSCVGDTVLFVCSGMVVQRDGHVIKLLTSASLLKAFNDESQDHDNLKVEVHHKDAVVIGSLREYHLDHNMAAVVVENLPDLRPVPFNNVQKFVPHSMVVALGRDISGKLMATGGLLIGGSSGSYNPKLMSSTCKFSEVYEGGPLFDFDGDFLGMNLSLTTEGTLFVPGDRVLDQLVNWILHHEVKFAARLAALKALRSSFIYTFLNKDQYGDLESLGYPEPPISNDGMILANTFEEPFGNVCGKGVWSELSEDVASNICENIVALASFNGEKRSFACTGFFY comes from the exons ATGAAGGTGTCTTCAGGAGTGAGTTCAGTGGAGAAGTCGCATCTAATATGTCTAAAAGTGTTGTTTCACTTGCTCTGCTTGATG TCCTGTGTAGGGGACACAGTGTTATTTGTATGCTCAGGCATGGTTGTACAACGTGATGGACATGTTATAAAGTTGCTGACCTCAGCAAGCTTGCTTAAAGCTTTTAATGATGAAAGTCAAGACCATGATAACTTGAAG GTCGAAGTGCACCATAAAGACGCTGTTGTCATAGGGTCTTTGAGAGAATATCATTTAGATCATAACATGGCTGCTGTCGTCGTCGAGAACTTACCTGATCTTCGCCCTGTGCCTTTCAACAATGTTCAGAAATTTGTACCACATAGCATGGTAGTAGCTCTAGGCCGTGATATCTCTGGAAAATTAATGGCCACAGGTGGGTTGTTGATTGGTGGTTCAAGCGGATCATACAATCCTAAGCTTATGTCGTCGACTTGTAAATTCTCTGAG GTTTATGAAGGCGGGCCACTTTTTGATTTTGATGGGGACTTTCTTGGCATGAACCTTTCCCTCACTACTGAGGGAACCTTATTTGTGCCAGGGGATAGAGTTCTTGATCAGCTTGTGAATTGGATACTCCATCATGAGGTTAAATTTGCTGCACGGTTAGCGGCTTTGAAGGCATTGAG GTCTTCTTTTATCTATACTTTTCTTAACAAGGATCAATATGGGGATCTAGAATCCTTGGGCTATCCCGAGCCCCCAATATCGAATG ATGGCATGATTTTGGCTAATACTTTTGAAGAGCCTTTTGGTAACGTGTGTGGTAAAGGTGTCTGGAGTGAACTAAGTGAAGATGTTGCCTCTAACATATGTGAAAATATTGTCGCACTTGCTTCATTCAATG GAGAAAAACGAAGTTTTGCATGCAcgggttttttttattga
- the LOC4349767 gene encoding heavy metal-associated isoprenylated plant protein 33, protein MSKEEVLKIQTCVLKVNIHCDGCQKKVKKILHKIEGVYQTSIDAEQGKVTVSGLVDPATIIKKLNKAGKPAELWGSKVGVAAVNNQFQKLHLDGGGGKGQPKDGGGKGQPKDAGGKGQKGGGGGGGGGNGGGGSKDVKMMMPPQMPQPTPQQIQQLQQQLQMKGLKLPQFMDAAKMAPFAAAAPIKDPKSVKFNLPPPEDDFGDDGSEFDDEFDEFDDEDDFDDDGLDDDYFDDPKMMKQMAMPPPNAGGGGDKKGGNNGGGAGNGGKKGGGGNEIPVQIKGNANNAAGGGKKDSGAKQNQGGGGKNGGGQPNNAKGGGGAPNGGGNHPAQGKKGGGGQGGGVGGPMGGMPAQQQAMMMRPNMMGGSAGFPGMGQMGGGPMTMPMGHHPHMGAGAVQGMPPAAFYQGGGGMPSGPEMLQAAAAAGNPMAQQQYMAMMQQQQQQQQQMMMNGHGHHGHHGHHGHGGGAAPAGYPAMGYGYGRPPMPYPMHYPMQPHPHADPYNYFSDENPNSCSVM, encoded by the exons AtgagtaaggaggaagtcctGAAGATTCAg ACTTGTGTGCTGAAAGTGAACATCCACTGTGATGGGTGCCAGAAGAAGGTCAAGAAGATCCTCCACAAGATTGAAG GTGTGTACCAGACTAGCATTGACGCTGAGCAGGGGAAGGTGACGGTGTCCGGCCTGGTGGATCCGGCCACCATTATCAAGAAGCTCAACAAGGCCGGCAAGCCGGCGGAGCTATGGGGTTCCAAGGtcggggtggcggcggtgaacAACCAGTTTCAGAAGCTCCaccttgacggcggcggcggcaagggccaGCCCAAGGATGGCGGCGGCAAGGGCCAGCCCAAGGACGCCGGCGGCAAGGGCCAgaaggggggcggcggcggcggcggtggtggcaacGGTGGAGGCGGCAGCAAAGACGTGAAGATGATGATGCCGCCGCAGATGCCGCAGCCGACGCCGCAGCAGAttcagcagctgcagcagcagctgcagatgAAGGGGCTGAAGTTGCCGCAGTTCATGGACGCCGCCAAGATGGCGCCGttcgcggcggccgcgccgatCAAGGACCCCAAGTCCGTCAAGTTCAACCTTCCTCCTCCCGAGGATGACTTCGGCGACGATGGCAGCGAGTTTGATGACGAGTTCGACGAGTTCGATGACGAGGACGAtttcgacgacgacggcctcgACGACGACTACTTCGACGATCCCAAGATGATGAAGCAGATGGCCATGCCGCCACCAAacgccggtggtggcggcgacaaGAAGGGTGgcaacaacggcggcggcgccggcaatggcggcaagaagggcggcggtggcaacgaGATCCCCGTGCAGATCAAGGGGAACGCCAACAACGCCGCTGGCGGCGGCAAGAAAGACTCCGGTGCCAAGCAGAAccaaggtggcggcggcaagaacggcggcgggcagccgaacaacgccaaggggggaggaggcgccccgaacggcggcggcaaccacCCTGCTCAGGGgaagaagggcggcggcggccagggcgGCGGTGTCGGTGGGCCGATGGGCGGCATGCCGGCGCAGCAGCAGGCCATGATGATGAGGCCGAACATGATGGGCGGCAGTGCCGGTTTCCCCGGAATGGGCCAGATGGGCGGCGGGCCCATGACCATGCCCATGGGCCACCACCCCCACatgggcgccggcgccgtgcagGGCATGCCACCGGCAGCGTTCtaccagggcggcggcggcatgccgtCCGGGCCCGAGATGCtgcaggccgcggcggcggccgggaaccCCATGGCCCAGCAGCAGTACATggccatgatgcagcagcagcagcagcagcagcagcagatgatgATGAACGGCCACGGCCACCATGGTCACCACGGTCACcatggccacggcggcggcgctgctccggcGGGGTACCCGGCGATGGGGTACGGGTACGGCCGGCCGCCGATGCCGTACCCGATGCACTACCCAATGCAGCCGCACCCGCATGCCGATCCCTACAACTACTTCAGCGACGAGAACCCGAACAGCTGCTCGGTGATGTGA